A window of Solanum stenotomum isolate F172 chromosome 9, ASM1918654v1, whole genome shotgun sequence genomic DNA:
CGATAATACAATGGTTAATTTTGAGGGACCATCATACTAAAACTAACAAATTAAATAGTGCAAAGGGGTAAAGCTATTATTTAGTTGGAGCTTTAGCCAAGTCACAATCATTGTGGATTGGCCCCTTAAAGAGTATTGATTTGTTACACCCTAGGTAAGTAGGGACTAGAGAATTCACCCAATAAGAGAAAATTAAGCATTATTGAAAATGTTAACAAGTAATGATGAGGATGATGGTTCAAAGGGTCCAAAGCTATTTGATTATAGCCATTAATCTTTTGTATTTACGATAAAGATGTTGAAGTGAATGGTGAtggtgataaaaaaaatatgcacaATCATTAAACGGCTGATTGGAAACcccatatatacatatataaaaaaaaagggcaaTTGAATCAATTTCTTTTAGAGCCTGGTTGGGCTACTCTTTTACAATAATAGAGTCTTCATGAACAGATGCTCCCTTTGATTTGACCAATCAATATCTACAACAAGATGATCTACACCAATCCATCTCAAggagaattgaaaaaaagaagtgaaaatttgtgctcattttttttataatcctGAATGGTTAGTTGTGTGTTAATATTAGCCCCTTTTAGTCTGCCAATAGTTTTATGCATGGAAAAGTTGATCAAATCAACAACTAttaattatcatgtttttctattttctctatAACAAGTTGTTTTAGTGTAGCAGTTGTTTTCTTTGTAACAGTTATTAGCAGTAAGGAGGCTATTCCTTCATTTTCTCATTTCAGTAGTAGTAGGAAGTTATTTCCTTATTAGGTGGGTGGTTAATCCACCAAAGTTGTATTTAAGTTATTTgaattcaatgaaaaaaataagcTGATAATTATTAGTTTTTGAGTACTTCAAACTTAAAGATTCCAAGTTCTCTTAAAGAGCCAGCACCATAGatgtataaagaaaatatttgatttcATATTGCAGCGCTCCAGAACTAGATCCATATCAGAGGACTGTAACAGTTTGACTGTTTTAAATGAGAATTATGACATCAAAAACTGTTGTGGCTGATTTATTGTGCGATAAACAAGTCAAGGTGCGCACAATATGACCACAATGCAATAATTAAGTTGTATCGATGCTGCATTTTGTTAATGTTTGTTGATAAGTAAGCACATGATGGAATTTTATGTGAAAAGATATGACCAATAATGTACCAAAAAATGAGTTGGTACTGTTAGCTCTATTATGTTTCaatcactacatcaaaaatgatctttagcggtaattaattaatgataatagcttaattatctctagatatgtatttttagcggaaATTAGCACTCTTTATATATGCCCttaaagcctttagcgacattgaatctaatgacacttaactaatgctgGTAAAAattttaacactctttattaatgtgtctatttattgctgctaaaagttatttttactatagtaaattaatatatgtattgtCTTGATGTGCTTTAGAATGGGACCTATCATTTTCGTGTGGGTCTCAACCTAAGAGATCAAGACCCTTCTCCACCACAAACCTTCAGAATCCCTACTTACTGTCTCATTCTTAAGGGCATCCATCAGTTTTTAGCATCAAAActgaaaaagaaatatcatttgtATTTACTATTTCATTCGTTTCAATTTATCTGGTGTAGTTTAATCCTCGAATTAGGGATGAAAATGTGGCGGGACAGATGTTGGGTGGGGTGGGTTTAAGGCTACGCGGGGCGGGGTGGTTTAAGACTACACGGGGCGGTGTGAGTTTAAGGTTATGCGGGGAGGGGAGGGATGTGGGGCAGGTTGAAGTGAGTTTTTTAGAAATTAATGCGGGACGGGGACGGGGGCGGGTTACGGGTCTATGCAATTTTATGCaggttcaaacttaattttaatttttttcatgttataaGAGTTatagaacattatttattaagacatttctttaaagttactaaaatattcaagatagtaaatgaaaatggttcaatcaaaactaatacaatttcttacatgcttcccaattgacctctaaaaaataaaattttaagtcaatatctattaaattaatataactgatgaaaaaataaatttatttttatgaattttagttttattatcaAACTAAcctagaaaagaaaaatattaaacaatttaTGTGATGCGGGTTCATGCGGGGTGGGTTTATGCGGGGTGGCTTGAAAATGAAATTGTTATGTGGGGAGGAGCGGGGCGGCTAAAAAATTTTGTAGGTTAAGCTCAACCCGCCCAGCCTCGCACCGCCCCGTTGACATCCCTACCCCAAATAAAGACTAGTTTGaaatattagaaatttaaaattaaattgttttacAAATATAGTTTAACAAACTATTAAGAAAATAGTATCACATAAACAATAACATATCTCGATAGACGttcaaaatatttgtaaaagaaaagTCTCATTAATTGATCATAATCATATCGTGAAAATGCTAAAAATACTTTGACCAGAGAGAAGTATCCTAGCTAGTTGGATATATGCCCGGTTTTATCGGATCCTGTCAATTGACCATATTGAAGGAGACTCCATAAAGATGGACAAAATATGATGAGCTAAAAAGCTAACTAGCTACTTTTTCTTTACCtttatctttcaaattaattataagtaTGCAAAGCATAATCAACTTTAGTAGAGCAAGAATCAAATAAGAATCTCAAACATATTGAAAGCAATAGAAAATTCAAAAGGAGCTTCTTTAATCACTACatcaggaaaaaaaattaaagaaaaataccTGCCTAGGTTCTATAGacaacaaacatttttttttcatatatcaaTACAATGATAGTGTTGAAGAAGCCTATCGGCTTCTCTAATGCCACTAAAGTAAGCACCATGAGTTGTTGAATAGTGTGTTCTATGTGTTGCTTCCCCTGCAAACAGAATTTGAAGTGGCGGAGGtgaaatatttgaatgaatGCTAGTCTTTTTTGGCAACGGCTCAGCCATGGCATCCAAATCGTCTCCACTAGAATCAATTGCTACATAACTATATGAACCCAAGAAGAGTGGATCATTTCCCCATTGACTCTTTAACACCTTTTCCACTTTAAACATACTTTCTGCATCATCAGAATGTGAGTTTATTAGGAAGCTAGAGATAGTTTTTGAGAACCCATCAATGATCTCCTCATCACCAAGAGATTCCACCTCAAGAGCTTCTTTACCTACAAACCATGATATTAAAACATTTGAGTTGCCATAGATTGGACACAAATTAGCTGTCCTCCTCATCCACCAAGGGATTTTCAGGTTTTGTTCCGACTCATTATGAAACACCATCTGTAGGTAGGGAAACTTTATGCCATCAGGGATCGGAGTTAGTTTCAAGAATACCTTGTTGACAACACCAAAACCAAGCCTTGTGATTGCTTCTGTTTTGAAACTAGCAAGTGGGGGATTGAACATACCACAATCTTCGCGAATCCCCTGTTTTAAAACACCAAGTGAGACTGTAACTATGACATGATCCGCATACATAATTGATCCATCAGCGAAATGTAGCTTCACTGGTGGCTTATTATTGCCATTTTCAATTTCTAACGACTCATCAGGCTGCCACTCAATCTTTGTGACTTTTCGGCCTAATTGAATCAAACCAGGCGGTAGAATAGAGGCCAAAGATTCAATCACAGCTAAATAGCCTCTGGCAATAGTTATTTCTTCTCCAGGAAACATGCAATACTCTTTTTCTGCATTGAAATCTAGCATTTCCAAATCATTAGCTGATGTATAAGTCCTTTGGATACTCTCAAACATGGCAAAAATGCCTTGTTCAAGTGATCTTTTTCTCCGTTTATCCAACCCTTTGAATTCATGTTGATGTTCATGTTCATCCCAATAAGCATCAAGACCCCTCCGAAGAAAAGAACCAATACTCATTACATTAGATAATTTAGGTATTTCATTTTCAGTAACTAATTTCCTTTGAGAAATATTCATAAGTTCGTTGAAAAGATTCGAAATGGGCTCAACAAAAGAAGAATCAAGCACATACCCATCTTCAGCTACTGTGATTGCTTCAGTTTCCAAAAGCCCATCCATACACTCCCAGGGCTGCTCAGATTGCAATGAATTTATATCTTGAGCAATTTTGTAAACAGGACTGCCTGCAATTCCATGGATCCAAGTAGCACCCATCTCAATTCTGTCACCACCAAACTCTGATGTGTTAATTCTTCCACCAATTCTATTGCCACCTTCCACAACACACAAATCTAACAAATCTTTACACCCTGCTGTTGTATAAAGTTTGTTAGCAGCTGTCAGACCAGCCATTCCTGCCCCAATTATAACTACTTTTGGTTTCTTGCTAACCATAATTGTATTAGTCAAGAATATtaatgagagaaaaaaatattgtgaggaGTTTGTGTATGAAAGTATTACTTAACCaagaatcaaatatatatatacatgaggcccctcctttttttttgttttgtttatttctcTAATAAAGACATAGCTATACTTTTCTTGCCCATTAATGTGATTGTAGTCAATACCCTAAGCTTTAACACctcttttactttttctctACCGTACTGCCACATGCAAATCCACACTATACATATCGACACATGTATACAACTACTCGTGTGTATTAATTTAAGCATAATACGTAAACGtattttcatttcatatatatgtaatttaattttgggTGTGCATAATCAtatacttaaacttgtataaagttgaacaagtagacacatgcgtcctacgtggcataatacatgtaggacaccACGCGTAGGATGCAAATTGCTACGTAGGATGCCACGGTGGATGCAAATTGCTATGTAGGATACCACGTAGGACACATGTGTcaatttgttcaactttatacaagtttaagtatctaCTTATACACACACCCAAAATTGGAGAACGTAAATGAAAGTCAAGGCCAAGTTAAGGGACATATTTCTGTATTATACCATTAATTTATGTGGGGAAGTTTTATTGTGCATAAATTTTAACAGTGATgaaatttttaaagtaaaattcttttgaaatttaaaaagatgcggttctttttttaatggattaaaaaggaaattaacaCAAATTTGGTGTGTGAATAATTTAACATAGATGCCCAACATTGAAAATGAAAGCTCCAATGAGTTCGACTCTGATATTATGTAAAGATATGGATATATGAGTCTAACTCAACCCTAAAACTAGTTCAAAAAGTGAGAATTGTCGAGGCCATATTAAAGATATCATCCGTCCGATCTCTTAATCACACACCCCTCATGCTTAAGGCTGGACATCTGGCACGTGAACAATTTAATATAGAAGGTTCAACATCAAAAATAAGAATTGAAATGAATCTTACTTTAATACCATGTAAAAATatcatacttaagcataacttaaccttaaaaatcatctcaaaaaatgAAGATTACACATGTCATATTAAAAATACCATTCATCCCTCAAAGGGCCATATAAAGAGAGGGAGTGTATTGTATAATATTGATACAAGGAGCAAATCCAATAAAAACTTGTAAGATCACCAATAATAGGTTGATGATTCGATCTCACCAACCTCACATGTGAATCAAGTAAAAAAGGCCCACGCAGTAGTGTACGTACAGGCCATTAAATAGTGACGATTAATCAATGAAAGTCATAGATTTGTTTCAACAATGTAATCATGATCAACTCACAATTCAGATCATATATTACCCAAATTAATGAATATTGTACTTATTTTTGAAGTCATAGTTAAGTGTTCTAGTTTCTGATTGCAGTtagcatgattttttttttcccaaaGTACGGTAGAGAAAAAAAAGTTCTTCCGGTAATCTTACACGATATTAGATGTCACGTTTAGTCTTACAGTATAATAGAATGTGTATGCGTAAAAAGATTTAGTCGGTGCGATACTAATTTAATATTGGCGTTATAAAGTTTAAATACAAGACATCTAGACATGTAGGACACTATTCTAATTTTGATGTTTTGGTGTATATAATGGTTTTCTTATCTTTTTGAATGGCTATGGTGGAAGGAAGACACAATGGCCAACATCATATGTAAAAGACGCATCATTTTCTTTCCAACATCATGCATGTGTGTGTAAAgtaaaagttattttctttgttagGGTCAAGTTGATAACATACACATATTGTGTTTTAAGTGAAACAgctcaaaatattctttaacaATATGTTAAGATTAGagattttatttgtattagcATCCAAACATTAATCTCTAGTGTGTTTGGATGTCCCACGTGTTTTTTTGGAGTATAAGGCGCATTTTGGACTCAAAACATCAAGTGTAATTGCTTTGATTCCACTATCCTTTCCAATATAATGATGTAAATAAGTTAGTACAAATTTGAAGAATGGCACTTGCTTAGTGAGAACGCTTTCCTCATCCAACCGATCGGTCGTAGGTTTGAATTGTATAACAGTTAAATAGAAACGTACCCTTCAAGAACGagaaggacaattttttttacgaATGCAATTAATATAGTGTTTTTCCTCTAAATTGCACACCTTccacaattatatttttatacataCGTCTTTCTATTAAATGCAATATGttctttatatattataattaagaCGAAAAGTATTCAACTGTTCTATAGCTCCGCAAATAATTGTATACTTAGAACAATctatatgaatatatgaaatatatatatgtactaaATCTCCGTCTAATCTTTATTTTCGTAGATTGTATTTTTCTATTATGGGTTGTGAAATAGTTTACGGCACCCAAGGCTTTGAATCTTTATCTAAATCTTCAT
This region includes:
- the LOC125876681 gene encoding probable polyamine oxidase 5, translated to MVSKKPKVVIIGAGMAGLTAANKLYTTAGCKDLLDLCVVEGGNRIGGRINTSEFGGDRIEMGATWIHGIAGSPVYKIAQDINSLQSEQPWECMDGLLETEAITVAEDGYVLDSSFVEPISNLFNELMNISQRKLVTENEIPKLSNVMSIGSFLRRGLDAYWDEHEHQHEFKGLDKRRKRSLEQGIFAMFESIQRTYTSANDLEMLDFNAEKEYCMFPGEEITIARGYLAVIESLASILPPGLIQLGRKVTKIEWQPDESLEIENGNNKPPVKLHFADGSIMYADHVIVTVSLGVLKQGIREDCGMFNPPLASFKTEAITRLGFGVVNKVFLKLTPIPDGIKFPYLQMVFHNESEQNLKIPWWMRRTANLCPIYGNSNVLISWFVGKEALEVESLGDEEIIDGFSKTISSFLINSHSDDAESMFKVEKVLKSQWGNDPLFLGSYSYVAIDSSGDDLDAMAEPLPKKTSIHSNISPPPLQILFAGEATHRTHYSTTHGAYFSGIREADRLLQHYHCIDI